Proteins found in one Pyrus communis chromosome 15, drPyrComm1.1, whole genome shotgun sequence genomic segment:
- the LOC137717026 gene encoding putative disease resistance protein At3g14460 — protein sequence MHTLLPSLRILKVFDCPEVESYYDGSRGNTTILFPNLCELELRRCPKLTEIVLLEKLPRLERVKLRHLESFSGSLAHVESECPKFLSLVHLEIENCPNFVCFPDGGMDAPKLEELRISQCKKLRSLPEQMHTLLPSLRILKVFDCPEVESYYDGSRGNTTILFPNLCELELSRCPKLTEIVPLEKLPRLERVKLSHLESFSGSLAHVESECPKFLSLVHLGIENCPNFVCFPDGGMDAPKLKELCISECKKLRSLPEQMHTLLPSLQKLKVFSCPEVEPFPQGVLLSNLQDLSNLQALSFECCRKLAANRSLWGLTRLNSLRQLEINFTEEGGEEMGCSFPDEGLLPTALTHLAIHKHPNLTTIQGKVLRQLTSLQYLTIQGCPEVQCFLEEAPKSLKCLFIYECPNIRCLPGEWLPTSLYLLYIRSCPLLEERFRRETGEDWPKIAHIRNMIMC from the coding sequence ATGCATACCCTTCTACCGTCTCTTCGAATATTGAAAGTGTTTGACTGTCCAGAAGTGGAATCATATTACGATGGAAGCAGAGGCAACACCACAATACTGTTTCCTAATCTTTGTGAGCTTGAACTGAGAAGATGTCCCAAGCTGACTGAGATAGTACTGTTGGAGAAGCTGCCAAGGCTTGAAAGGGTAAAATTGAGGCACCTGGAATCCTTCAGTGGTTCACTTGCACATGTGGAATCTGAATGCCCTAAATTCCTCTCCCTCGTTCACTTGGAAATAGAAAACTGCCCAAATTTTGTATGTTTTCCAGATGGAGGGATGGATGCACCCAAATTGGAGGAGCTGCGTATCTCTCAATGCAAGAAATTGAGGTCGTTGCCAGAACAAATGCATACCCTTCTACCGTCTCTTCGGATATTGAAAGTGTTTGACTGTCCAGAAGTGGAATCATATTACGATGGAAGCAGAGGCAACACCACAATACTGTTTCCTAATCTTTGTGAGCTTGAACTGAGCAGATGTCCCAAGCTAACTGAGATAGTACCGTTGGAGAAGCTGCCAAGGCTTGAAAGGGTAAAATTGAGCCACCTGGAATCCTTCAGCGGTTCACTTGCACATGTGGAATCTGAATGCCCTAAATTCCTCTCCCTCGTTCACTTGGGAATAGAAAACTGCCCAAATTTTGTATGTTTTCCAGATGGAGGGATGGATGCACCCAAATTGAAGGAGCTGTGTATCTCTGAATGCAAGAAATTGAGGTCGTTGCCAGAACAAATGCATACCCTTCTACCATCTCTTCAGAAATTGAAAGTGTTCAGCTGTCCAGAAGTGGAACCATTTCCTCAAGGAGTGTTGCTGTCAAATTTACAAGACCTTTCAAATTTACAAGCCCTTTCTTTTGAGTGTTGTAGAAAACTCGCCGCAAACCGCTCACTGTGGGGTTTAACAAGACTCAACTCTCTTAGACAGTTGGAAATCAACTTCACTGAAGAAGGTGGAGAAGAAATGGGATGTTCGTTTCCGGATGAGGGGCTCCTGCCCACCGCTCTCACTCATCTCGCCATCCACAAACATCCGAATCTTACAACCATCCAAGGCAAGGTGTTGAGACAACTCACCTCTCTTCAATACCTCACAATACAAGGATGCCCTGAGGTCCAGTGCTTTCTTGAAGAAGCGCCAAAATCTCTGAAATGCTTGTTTATTTATGAGTGCCCTAATATCAGGTGCTTGCCAGGAGAATGGCTTCCCACGTCTCTTTATCTACTGTATATACGGAGTTGTCCGCTGCTAGAAGAACGATTCCGGAGAGAGACAGGGGAAGATTGGCCCAAGATTGCTCACATCCGCAACATGATCATGTGCTAG